One window of the Cryptococcus gattii WM276 chromosome E, complete sequence genome contains the following:
- a CDS encoding uncharacterized protein (Similar to TIGR gene model, INSD accession AAW43399.1): MSSTNTHPEAGISYTTPTKKAVFTSSAQAGPSRPRPSGASPAYSSRRHSLLGSRIWKVGFSGEPEPRAVFLSQDPHDKHSASEAWDLDMESVHGIHGSRSEGGRLIGVRILQKLRETFIKHLLADSKQRKVIIAENTFLPTYIKEHIAHALFDNLRVPSVAFTPSSLLALAACGRITGLVVDVGWLETTITPVYNSRPLFPLSRSTPLAGRRLHTRLRSLLFHHAIYISPPKSLSDLSREKRRGVPLDLLTDTLVERVITEGLLVGGVLNEPGGDADVEMEVEFNDYTQDNVPRGKRKLEDSRLIDSLRLCFASTSASKDMTFPVHTVKGSIQMGHDTIIVPGWIRERAAEVLFQDDEEDEGESIVNALLNTILKLPVDLRPSLISSILITGGSASLPGFIPRLRVSLLRSLLAPPQPFDDTPVPPSPLNTPASRKEQASLWKRRTQEPYRELYGLVDKVGILNDPAPVDGEVDGGNGGNAPRWVPGLMTWVGGSLAGVLRTGGPELTRETYDTLLATSLARGDAYRQELEDAYHDVAASIGINVEELKTGEAVRDGRGLGRRRGWKDGRDVVGDWSRAVKAG, translated from the exons ATGTCCTCAACAAATACTCATCCAGAAGCGGGAATCAGCTATACCACACCCACGAAGAAGGCAGTCTTCACCTCATCTGCTCAAGCCGGTCCCAGTCGGCCTCGGCCGTCCGGGGCTTCACCTGCATAT AGCTCCAGGAGGCATTCTCT TCTTGGATCTCGCATTTGGAAAGTTGGGTTTTCGGGCGAGCCAGAGCCAAGAGCTGTATTTTTGTCTCAAGATCCACACGACAAGCATTCGGCGTCTGAAGCTTGGGACCTCGATATGGAATCAGTTCATGGTATACATGGTAGTCGGTCAGAAGGAGGGAGGTTGATCGGAGTCAGAATTTTACAAAAGCTGAGAGAGACGTTTATCAA GCATTTATTGGCGGATTCCAAACAACGTAAAGTAATTATAGCGGAGAATACATTCCTCCCAACATATATCAAAGAACATATTGCTCATGCTCTCTTCGACAATCTTCGAGTCCCATCTGTCGCATTTACACCTTCGAGTCTTCTCGCACTTGCCGCATGTGGTCGTATAACTGGGCTCGTTGTCGACGTGGGGTGGTTAGAGACTACTATCACACCT GTGTACAATTCCAGACCGCTTTTCCCCTTATCACGCTCGACCCCTCTGGCTGGGCGCCGTCTACATACACGACTGAGGTCCCTGCTTTTTCATCACGCAATCTACATCTCTCCTCCCAAATCACTTAGTGATTTATCCAGAGAGAAAAGACGCGGAGTACCATTGGACCTTTTGACAGATACACTGGTCGAGAGGGTTATTACGGAGGGGCTGTTAGTTGGTGGTGTACTTAATGAACCAGGAGGGGATGCGGATGTGGAAATGGAGGTAGAATTTAACGATTATACACAGGATAATGTACCCCgaggaaaaaggaaacTTGAAGACTCTCGGCTAATAGATTCGTTGCGATTATGTTTCGCTTCTACTTCCGCTTCCAAGGATATGACCTTCCCTGTACACACTGTCAAAGGTTCAATTCAAATGGGGCATGATACAATTATAGTGCCTGGTTGGATCCGAGAGCGAGCAGCAGAGGTATTGTTCcaagatgatgaggaagatgaaggagagtCTATTGTCAACGCTCTGTTGAACACCATCCTAAAG TTACCAGTTGACCTTCGTCCGAGTCTTATATCCAGCATACTGATAACAGGGGGTTCTGCGTCTCTTCCGGGATTCATTCCGCGACTTAGGGTATCCCTTCTTCGATCTCTCCTGGCCCCTCCACAACCTTTTGACGATACTCCAGTgcctccatctcctctcAACACCCCGGCGAGCCGAAAAGAACAAGCTTCGTTGTGGAAAAGACGTACTCAGGAGCCTTACAGGGAGCTGTATGGATTAGTAGATAAGGTGGGCATCTTGAATGACCCAGCCCCAGTTGATGGGGAAGTTGATGGTGGGAACGGTGGGAATGCCCCGAGATGGGTCCCAGGATTAATGACTTGGGTTGGAGGATCGTTAGCAGG TGTGTTGAGGACAGGCGGTCCTGAGCTCACTCGTGAGACCTACGACACTCTGCTGGCAACGTCACTCGCCCGAGGAGATGCATATAGGCAGGAGCTGGAAGACGCATATCACGATGTAGCAGCGAGCATCGGAATAAATGTGGAGGAGCTGAAAACAGGCGAGGCTGTAAGAGATGGGAGAGGGCTtggaagacgaagaggatggaaagaCGGCAGGGACGTTGTGGGTGATTGGAGCAGAGCTGTCAAAGCTGGCTGA
- a CDS encoding uncharacterized protein (Similar to TIGR gene model, INSD accession AAW43401.1), whose translation MSLLAESLAGAKYMVVTNDDRESSTNGAAEFLRRKRWPEILLKELVGSAVFCLKPTLSFGSGQYQNGEAWSWKMIYSSPSVYEMLGRRPVDLEGKDFFDLVLVDDRPQLQTFFNSLLAPPLLNVEPTLLSPQGPGTLGGSLTTYVRMLSAAPGSSRSDSDSGSCNRQRSLSQSNYGTPVGRLLGPVVWEIRAHATGVGEDLNEAGRSGETSRMTADGPVAPGIGEGDDKHKAIWLMARQVGEAMNEDQKSLEAFMEVKLENERLLAELQELEEELGVRLEDSTSNNQSASTPSSRSSTDTPSGGDKNKNKVGRPAKTNTKPSTSGHKRQKSSTGGPIGGSEGETMHVCVTCGRTDSPEWRKGPLGPKTLCNACGLRWAKRNSTQIPKKDKQPP comes from the exons ATGTCCCTCCTCGCTGAGTCTCTCGCAGGGGCGAAATACATGGTTGTCACCAATGATGATCGCGAATCATCCACCAACGGTGCCGCCGAG TTCCTGCGAAGAAAAAGATGGCCAGAGATATTATTGAAAGAGCTTGTGGGATCTGCAGTGTTCTGCCTCAAACCAACGCTCAGTTTTGGCAGCGGGCAATATCAGAATGGCGAAGCTTGGAGCTGGAAG ATGATCTACAGTTCCCCATCAGTGTATGAGATGCTGGGTCGAAGGCCAGTTGATCTGGAAGGGAAAGATTTCTTTGACCTTGTTCTCG TCGACGACCGTCCTCAACTACAAACATTCTTTAATAGCCTACTCGcacctcctcttctcaaTGTCGAACCAACGCTTCTTTCACCTCAAGGGCCCGGTACCCTTGGTGGAAGTCTAACAACGTACGTCAGGATGCTCTCTGCTGCGCCCGGGTCCTCAAGATCAGATTCGGATTCTGGATCCTGTAATAGACAACGTTCCCTCTCTCAATCCAACTACGGCACCCCTGTAGGTCGTTTATTAGGACCGGTCGTATGGGAAATCAGGGCCCATGCGACCGGTGTCGGGGAAGACCTGAATGAAGCAGGGAGAAGTGGGGAAACTTCGCGGATGACAGCAGATGGTCCCGTCGCCCCGGGTATCGGAGAAGGCGATGACAAACATAAAGCTATCTGGCTTATGGCGCGACAAGTGGGCGAGGCAATGAATGAAGATCAAAAATCACTCGAAGCGTTTATGGAAGTGAAGCTGGAGAATGAGCGGTTATTAGCAGAATTACAAGAACTCGAAGAAGAATTAGGAGTGAGACTTGAGGATTCTACAAGCAACAACCAGTCTGCATCGACACCGTCTTCTCGTTCCTCGACAGATACTCCATCAGGTGGAGACAAGAATAAGAACAAAGTTGGACGCCCCGCGAAAACAAATACTAAACCTTCTACTTCCGGGCACAAGAGACAGAAATCTAGCACAGGTGGCCCAATAGGAGGGTCAGAGGGAGAGACAATGCATGTATGCGTTACATGCGGAAGGACGGATAGCCCAGAATGGAGAAAGGGGCCTCTGGGACCGAAAACACTTTGCAAC GCCTGTGGACTCAGGTGGGCAAAGCGAAATTCGACTCAAATTCCCAAAAAAGACAAGCAACCGCCTTGA
- a CDS encoding copper chaperone, putative (Similar to TIGR gene model, INSD accession AAW43811.1) has product MAAPGTIITSTPGAVPTGPAYQYSVKMTCTGCSGAVNRVLGKNITAPNAYHISLPKQLVLVWGPSLPPFETVTEKIAKTGKTINAKEVVEDASTLPPLEAAA; this is encoded by the exons ATGGCCGCT CCTGGAACCATCATTACTTCTACCCCTGGCGCCGTTCCCACCGGTCCGGCTTACCAATACAGTGTCAAGATGACTTGTACTGGATGCTCCGGTGCCGTAAACAGGGTCTTGGGGAAAAACATCACTGCTC CCAATGCCTACCACATTTCCCTTCCCAAGCAACTTGTCCTCGTCTGGGGTCCTTCATTACCTCCTTTTGAGACTGTGACAGAGAAGATTGCCAAAACTGGAAAAACCATTAACGCCAAGGAGGTTGTTGAGGATGCCAGCACGTTGCCACCACTTGAGGCCGCTGCATAA
- a CDS encoding thiol oxidase, putative (Similar to TIGR gene model, INSD accession AAW43403.1) has product MLGPLVHIPRLLRLALLCAFIVIVPTLYLLYPSAERLPAPGEWQAGGIDSEHWREPVKPDFTRYEYEEGRAWGEEVVTQGEASMVMDGDVIHGGVIMPKLENATAKAELGRAAWRVLHLMTLRYPDEPTEDDRLALKSYFHLFSRLYPCGECAQEFQKLLKEYPPQTSSRKSASLWLCHVHNQVNARLGKPEFDCLTLDETYDCGCGDDSNKSSLVSVESSSSSATSESYHKNGVDVVKAMTEAVHDPTILSHGGAALQGEFEVVASGEGVGLSADEVDEGRVLEKEEEQMIRQEQVGGHEWKKSQVVKEEEWEKEKANHGLD; this is encoded by the exons ATGCTGGGTCCTCTGGTTCATATCCCTCGACTACTGCGCCTTGCCCTCCTCTGTGCTTTTATTGTAATAGTACCAACCCTCTACCTTCTCTATCCATCAGCAGAACGTCTACCCGCCCCGGGAGAATGGCAAGCAGGAGGGATAGATAGCGAACACTGGAGAGAACCAGTGAAGCCGGATTTCACAAGATATGAGTATGAAGAGGGGCGGGCGTGGGGAGAGGAAGTAGTGACCCAAGGAGAAGCCAGCATGGTTATGGATGGTGACGTGATTCACGGCGGAGTGATCATGCCTAAGCTAGAAAACGCCACGGCTAA AGCTGAGCTCGGGAGGGCGGCCTGGAGAGTATTGCATCTCATGACACTTCGCTATCCTGAT GAACCGACTGAAGATGACCGTTTAGCCCTTAAATCCTACTTTCACCTCTTTTCTCGTCTATATCCTTGTGGAGAATGCGCCCAAGAATTCCAAAAGCTTTTGAAAGAATATCCGCCTCAG ACGTCTTCAAGAAAATCTGCTAGTCTTTGGCTTTGCCATGTGCATAACCAAGTAAATGCTCGTTTAGGCAAGCCAGAGTTTGACTGTCTCACGTTAGACGAAACATATGACTGTGGTTGTGGCGATGACTCCAACAAGTCTAGCTTGGTTTCGGTCGAatcttcgtcttcttctgcaaCCAGCGAATCATATCATAAAAACGGCGTCGATGTCGTCAAGGCTATGACCGAGGCCGTCCATGATCCTACCATCCTTAGTCACGGCGGTGCAGCTTTACAAGGAGAGTTTGAAGTGGTAGCATCTGGAGAAGGCGTGGGCCTTTCCGCGGACGAAGTCGATGAAGGAAGGGTATtagaaaaggaagaggaacaAATGATCAGGCAGGAGCAGGTGGGAGGGCACGAATGGAAAAAGAGTCAGGTCGtaaaggaagaagagtgggaaaaggaaaaggcCAACCATGGTCTCGATTGA
- a CDS encoding uncharacterized protein (Similar to TIGR gene model, INSD accession AAW43813.1), with amino-acid sequence MFPQPEPISSTFSSPESSHLPSSGSHRSVYSLQGHFTETGEGTEVSDGASPPAGNLSKEMKQGYSSVGGKIAPEIFVDEDEDEAGTGTPHDESRAKPSYPPPKKPLTPYQLARIAGTFGIVVPSLPLPSPTPISPAPREVFLSPSTSQTDSPSPMRSPYPAQRHSPFLLTVVPPLMLLPTTTVALTPLEVRKRERKWRRGTLMPLQPTLGGMLLCIAREYGLPSTNGIHVYLVLNSFSSLPGSPDPPASSDRKEESDDEPDGPRVSNQTWSTLFSTYLVQNSVTGNISRAPTPLQTPVKDGKRDVPFLTSPPGQRRNFAKGALTRRRHSLSLSTLASVSRGTGHPIDCAPTSIPLASTPAMPLTPSTISISSFTDPIVGAIEFDIDLEEATWYESWKKRGGGRRWKRTSREEETPESGKKELDLVKKREAIESEEEQRPRFLKELEAARVPSPAPPSEHVLEQISVEEDESQSTSTAQESDSVLDHDAEISNVVKLLDAQGIKREDLLQSPIQLGWSNERGPDIGSSPAVRRVQEALDKRWSGLVMSEQLDDLEKIMRQLSPREIRLTSPRYMTPRTVQRIANHTNADPPKAPNARELGRSPLAPVAELRSPIMDVNSDSGSDYGDEETQESYETRESMASRDEEMEDDRSTPQNRQDVLPTSPHHSSASPSASTMYPFFYRSNFPSPRTSQSLSSETLKRMQETNESSKPAENREWVPRRPARPPSPQLEQHGTLSHALPDEYVDILKSPRSYPAGPTSPSTRSFMSPGQEDGRKRSGVGAFKGLRNQMSVVNLKWRSESREGQMISPPAPNSARLTSPAEFGILSEDADHLSPENESRSSSLPLPPKVASKFASRILHPTFAFRRNEDSSSSKPGHGRRHPSHDGPIQISEISSPIPSTFRHTRSGSLASSTLPENATLPSHPIYAVHSRQDSLSHSTPRQPSYFPLQPQTPTTPASPASPRSVRRKPVPSMSNNGNGTKDGTLNVNMGGSGEGIKSSLSLGSVASFALENPPKGKRGLGLAM; translated from the exons ATGTTTCCCCAACCAGAACCCATCTCGTCAACATTCTCCAGCCCTGAATCATCACATTTACCGAGCTCAGGCTCTCATCGTTCGGTCTATTCGCTGCAAGGCCATTTTACGGAGACTGGTGAGGGCACAGAGGTCAGCGATGGTGCTTCTCCACCGGCGGGGAATTTGAGTAAAGAGATGAAACAGGGGTACAGCAGCGTCGGTGGGAAAATAGCACCTGAAATCTTCgttgatgaagatgaagatgaggcCGGCACAGGAACTCCTCACGATGAATCTCGGGCAAAACCATCTTATCCACCACCAAAAAAACCATTAACCCCCTACCAGCTGGCCCGAATAGCTGGCACATTTGGTATCGTTGTTCCCAGTCTTCCCCTTCCATCGCCAACTCCTATATCCCCAGCCCCTCGTGAAGTCTTCTTATCGCCATCAACATCTCAAACAGACAGTCCTTCTCCAATGCGGTCACCTTATCCGGCACAGCGTCATTCGCCTTTTTTATTAACGGTCGTACCGCCTTTAATGCTTTTACCTACCACGACTGTTGCACTTACTCCCCTAGAAGTTAGGAAACGGGAGAGAAAATGGCGTAGAGGGACTTTGATGCCTCTCCAGCCTACATTGGGTGGGATGTTATTGTGCATCGCGCGAGAATATGGTCTGCCGTCAACAAACGGAATTCATGTATATCTCGTCCTCAACTCTTTTAGTTCACTACCCGGCAGCCCCGATCCCCCTGCTTCTTCGGAcagaaaagaagagagtgaTGATGAGCCCGATGGCCCTCGGGTATCAAACCAAACTTGGTCAACCCTCTTTTCAACCTACCTAGTCCAAAATTCTGTCACTGGCAACATTTCACGCGCGCCTACCCCTCTTCAAACGCCTGTCAAGGATGGAAAAAGAGATGTACCATTTCTGACTAGTCCTCCTGGCCAACGTAGAAATTTTGCAAAGGGTGCGCTAACAAGACGTAGGCATAGCTTGTCATTGTCTACTCTTGCTTCTGTCTCCCGTGGAACGGGCCATCCCATCGACTGTGCCCCTACAAGCATCCCACTCGCATCAACACCAGCCATGCCTCTCACCCCATCCACAATATCAATATCATCCTTCACAGACCCGATCGTTGGCGCCATAGAGTTTGACATTGATCTCGAAGAAGCTACATGGTACGAATCATGGAAAAAGAGGGGCGGTGGtagaagatggaaaagaacttcgagggaagaggagacGCCCGAGAgtgggaagaaggagcTGGATTTAGTAAAGAAAAGGGAAGCGATTGAGAGCGAGGAAGAACAAAGACCGCGATTCCTCAAAGAGTTGGAGGCCGCAAGAGTTCCTAGTCCTGCTCCCCCAAGCGAGCATGTTCTTGAACAAATATCTGTTGAGGAGGACGAGTCGCAAAGTACAAGTACGGCTCAAGAGTCAGATTCTGTACTCGATCATGACGCAGAGATCTCAAATGTGGTCAAATTGCTCGATGCGCAAGGGATCAAACGTGAAGATCTTTTGCAGAGCCCTATTCAGCTGGGTTGGAGCAATGAGCGCGGTCCGGACATTGGGTCTAGTCCTGCTGTAAGAAGAGTCCAGGAAGCTTTGGATAAAAGATGGAGTGGATTAGTTATGTCAGAACAGCTCGATGATCTTGAAAAGA TTATGAGACAACTTTCTCCTCGGGAGATTCGCTTGACGTCGCCACGATATATGACGCCTCGTACCGTCCAAAGGATCGCTAATCACACCAATGCGGATCCTCCCAAGGCGCCAAACGCAAGGGAATTGGGTCGAAGTCCATTAGCACCTGTGGCAGAGCTGCGGTCACCCATTATGGACGTTAATTCCGATTCCGGGTCAGATTatggagatgaggagacTCAAGAGTCGTACGAAACTCGCGAAAGTATGGCGTCGCGAGAtgaagaaatggaagatgaCCGATCCACGCCCCAAAACCGTCAGGACGTTTTACCCACGTCGCCCCACCATTCTTCTGCCTCACCTAGTGCTTCTACCATGTATCCATTTTTCTATCGCTCCAACTTCCCTTCACCCCGCACCAGTCAGTCACTCTCCTCCGAGACTCTCAAGCGTATGCAGGAAACCAACGAGTCTTCCAAGCCAGCCGAAAACCGAGAATGGGTTCCTCGTCGTCCCGCTCGACCACCGAGCCCACAACTTGAGCAGCATGGAACCCTGTCGCACGCTTTGCCGGACGAATATGTGGATATTCTCAAATCTCCTCGCTCATACCCAGCTGGTCCAACAAGCCCTTCGACAAGATCGTTTATGTCTCCAGGCCAAGAAGATGGTAGGAAGAGGAGTGGGGTTGGTGCGTTTAAGGGTTTGAGGAACCAGATGAGCGTTGTAAATCTCAAGTGGCGATCCGAATCTAGAGAAGGCCAAATGATATCGCCCCCTGCGCCCAACAGTGCCCGTTTGACTTCGCCCGCCGAATTTGGTATCCTTTCTGAAGATGCTGATCATCTTTCACCTGAAAATGAATCACGCTCGTCCAGCCTTCCCTTACCACCCAAGGTGGCCAGTAAATTCGCCAGCCGTATCCTTCATCCTACTTTTGCATTCCGTCGCAACGAAgattcttcttcatccaaGCCTGGGCATGGTAGACGCCATCCATCACATGACGGGCCGATTCAAATATCGGAGATTTCAAGCCCGATTCCGTCAACATTTAGACATACCAGGAGCGGATCGTTGGCATCATCGACGCTGCCGGAGAACGCAACATTACCTTCGCACCCTATATACGCTGTCCATTCAAGGCAAGATTCCTTGTCGCACAGTACCCCTCGTCAACCATCATATTTTCCCCTCCAACCTCAAACGCCCACTACCCCAGCTAGCCCCGCCAGCCCACGTAGTGTGAGAAGAAAGCCTGTCCCTAGTATGAGCAATAATGGGAATGGTACAAAAGATGGTACTTTAAATGTGAATATGGGCGGTTCAGGGGAAGGAATAAAAAGCAGTCTAAGTCTGGGAAGTGTAGCTAGTTTTGCTTTAGAGAATCCGCCcaaggggaagagaggatTAGGGTTGGCGATGTGA
- a CDS encoding cytoplasm protein, putative (Similar to TIGR gene model, INSD accession AAW43404.1), with translation MRFAGWCFAFTLVFPVPPWRLPLIISADIAVNLTDPMFQGTYGGRKKHEADIKAVIERAKAKGVEKILITGTSLKDSKAALEMAKEFDLHCSAGVHPTSTNDIDKHPSGAKGYFKELTDLIDQDLGEEGSKRIISIGEIGLDYDRFHYSPQETQLAHLPELLLLQKKYKLPLFLHSRTSESHTDLVRIMKEIGWTTEWGGGVAHSFTGTTEEMKELVDMGLHIGVNGCSLKMVDNLEVIKQIPLNRLLLETDAPWCTPTASHASAAYVPPKDSHLAVQKVSKADKWKEGLGVKGRMEPAEIGVIAHVVASVKGIPIEELAEQVWQNTVKLFYPHEVNGSP, from the exons ATGCGGTTCGCTGGTTGGTGTTTTGCATTTACCCTCGTCTTTCCCGTACCTCCATGGCGCTTACCCTTGATTATCTCCGCAGACATCGCAGTAAACCTCACGGATCCCATGTTCCAAGGCACTTATGGGGGACGAAAGAAACATGAAGCCGATATCAAGGCCGTTATCGAAAGAGCCAAGGCCAAGGGCGTCGAGAAGATTCTAATTACCGGCACAAGCTTGAAGGATTCCAAAGCTGCCTTGGAGATGGCTAAGGAGTTTG ATCTTCATTGTTCTGCCGGTGTTCACCCAACTTCGACCAATGATATAGACAAGCACCCTTCTGGCGCTAAAGGGTATTTCAAGGAGTTGACTGATCTCATCGATCAAGACCTTGGTGAAGAAGGTTCCAAAAGAATTATATCTATTGGAGAAATAGGCCTTG ATTACGACAGGTTTCACTATTCTCCTCAGGAAACTCAGCTTGCTCATCTTCCAGaacttctccttctccaaaAGAAGTATAAacttcctcttttcctGCATTCTCGAACAAGCGAATCACACACCGATCTTGTTAGGATAATGAAGGAGATTGGCTGGACTACCGAATGGGGAGGAGGTGTCGCCCATAGTTTTACGGGGACTACtgaggagatgaaggaaCTA GTGGATATGGGCCTTCACATTGGCGTGAATGGCTGCTCTCTCAAGATGGTTGACAACCTCGAAGTCATCAAGCAAATACCTCTTAACAGACTTCTTTTGGAGACAG ATGCTCCCTGGTGCACTCCCACAGCATCTCACGCCTCTGCTGCCTACGTCCCTCCCAAGGACTCTCACTTAGCTGTTCAAAAAGTCAGCAAGGCTGATAAGTGGAAGGAGGGGTTGGGTGTGAAGGGAAGAATGGAACCTGCAGAG ATTGGCGTAATCGCCCATGTTGTGGCCTCTGTCAAAGGAATACCCATAGAGGAGCTAGCCGAACAGGTATGGCAAAACACTGTCAAACTCTTCTATCCGCATGAAGTCAACGGATCACCCTAG